Proteins encoded in a region of the Nitrospirota bacterium genome:
- a CDS encoding cysteine rich repeat-containing protein — MKKKLLIVLALGMVLVFGTQVLAAEKLVESVAKGCSKELEAYCKDVTPGEGRILACLYAREDKLSGQCEYALYDAAVQLERALTALTYVANECRDDLAKFCSDIQPGQGRLLACMDKNEKQLGSRCKQAMKDVGLKK, encoded by the coding sequence ATGAAGAAGAAGTTGCTAATCGTTTTGGCGCTTGGCATGGTGCTGGTGTTCGGAACACAGGTTTTGGCTGCGGAGAAACTGGTGGAATCCGTGGCCAAAGGTTGCAGCAAGGAGCTTGAAGCCTATTGCAAAGACGTGACGCCCGGCGAGGGACGGATACTAGCCTGTCTGTACGCCCGCGAAGACAAGTTGTCCGGGCAGTGCGAATACGCCCTGTACGATGCCGCTGTGCAGCTCGAACGGGCTCTGACGGCCTTGACCTATGTGGCAAACGAGTGCCGCGACGACCTCGCGAAGTTCTGTTCCGACATCCAGCCCGGCCAGGGACGCCTGCTGGCCTGCATGGATAAGAATGAGAAGCAACTGGGCAGCCGGTGCAAGCAGGCGATGAAGGACGTGGGGCTCAAGAAATAG
- a CDS encoding OmpA family protein, with product MARYLRFCMAALAAGLVVSGCVSTGTYEKMETGKNQEIAALQKEKGTLEQQKGDLEKQKTALEKDNTGLSQQISALEQQKTAAQQQVASLEQQKSSLMASSQQTQKQYEALVQGLSKEVEKGQLQVRQYKNMLSVDLAEKIFFDSGRATLKKGGKEVLKKVGDALKGYENKIIRVVGHTDNVPVAKSLQSTYPSNWDLSVARATNVVRYLQEVGVPPELMVPSGRAEYDPVAPNDTPEGRQKNRRIEIMLIDKSLVSEMTRTAG from the coding sequence ATGGCAAGATATCTGCGTTTTTGTATGGCTGCTCTCGCAGCGGGACTCGTCGTGAGCGGCTGCGTCAGCACCGGCACGTACGAAAAGATGGAAACGGGGAAGAACCAGGAGATCGCCGCCCTTCAGAAGGAAAAGGGCACACTGGAACAGCAGAAGGGCGACCTCGAGAAGCAGAAGACCGCACTGGAGAAGGACAACACAGGGTTGAGTCAGCAGATCTCCGCGCTGGAGCAGCAGAAAACTGCGGCCCAACAGCAGGTCGCGTCTCTGGAACAGCAGAAGTCCTCGCTGATGGCGTCAAGCCAGCAGACGCAGAAACAGTATGAGGCGCTGGTGCAGGGCCTCTCCAAGGAAGTGGAGAAGGGCCAGCTCCAGGTAAGGCAGTATAAGAACATGCTCTCGGTCGACCTGGCCGAGAAGATCTTCTTCGATTCCGGCCGCGCGACGCTCAAGAAGGGCGGCAAGGAGGTCCTGAAGAAGGTTGGTGATGCCTTGAAAGGCTACGAGAACAAGATCATCCGCGTCGTAGGCCATACGGACAACGTGCCGGTGGCCAAGTCCCTTCAGAGCACGTACCCATCGAACTGGGATCTGTCGGTCGCCCGGGCGACCAACGTGGTCCGCTATCTGCAGGAGGTCGGCGTGCCTCCCGAGCTCATGGTGCCCTCAGGACGTGCTGAATACGATCCCGTGGCTCCCAACGATACCCCGGAAGGACGCCAGAAGAACCGCCGTATCGAGATCATGCTGATCGATAAAAGTCTGGTGAGCGAGATGACCAGGACGGCCGGCTGA